GAATGGCCGGACGTCGTCGGATCCCGCTGCTCGATCGCCGTCACCGAGGCGGCGACGAAACCGTCGAAGAGGTTCCGCAGGTGCGCGGTGAGGCGCGCGTTCTCGAGCGCGACCGCCGCCTGCGCCGCGAGAGAGCGCGCGATCTCCTCGTCGCGTTCGTCGAAGGGAACGGTCTCGCGCCGCATGACGGCCGTCGTCGAGAGATCGGGAATGACGCTCCGCTTCCGGTTCATCAGCTGCAGGACGCCGATCACTCTTCCCTGGACGTTCTTCATCGGCACCGCGAGCATCGATTCGGTTCGGTAGCCGATCTCGTCGTCGGAATTCCGGTTGAACCGGTACGAGGCGTCCGGCGAGATCGCGTGGACGTCGTCGATCCGGAGCACCTTTCCGCTCGTCGCCGCGTGGCCCGCGATCGACCGGCTGTCGAGCGGAAGGGACGCCTCTTCGAAGCGGAGCTTCCGAGAGTCGTTCTGCGCCGCCTTGAACCCCAGGTGCTCGGTGCCGTCCTCGCCGCGCTCGAGGAGATACAGGCTCCCGGCGTCGGCCTGGGTCAGGGCGCGCGCGCGGGTGAGGACATCCGCGATCAGGCGCGCCGGATCCGTCTCCGCGGCGAGCGCGATCCCGATCCGGTTCAGGTTCTCGATGTCCGCGTTGCGCGCCGCGAGCGCACGCTGGGCGACCGCGGCGACGTGCCGCTCTTCGAGGAATCGGAACACCGACCGGACGGCGCGGGCGACGTGGTGGTCCGCCGCTCCCTCCGGCAGCGAGAAGTAGACGCGAGGCGGCCAGAAGGGGTCGGCCGCTCCGGTGCGTTCGCCGACGACGACGATGCCGAGCCGCTCCGCGCCCTCCCCGAGACCTTCGGGGGGCGGCGCCGAGAGCTCGCCGTGGAGCGGATGGTCGAGCAGGAGGACGGCGACGTCGCCCTCCCCGAGGCGCAGAGCCGGGGACCGGAACTCGACCGGGTCGATGCCCTCGTGCGGGAGCGAGGAGAGCAGCCCCGCGATCGCGGCGCCGCGCCCGTGGAGCAGGCGGCGCCGGAAGGTTCGCGAGGGCGGGGCCTCCCGGGACATCCGGTCAGGGCTCCCGGAGGTCCTCGATCAGCTCCGCGATCGTTTCCGGCGGGAGATCGGTCTTCGCCCGGTAGTCGCCGTGCTCGAGAACGAGGCGCGCGGACCGGGCCGATTCGAGGGCGGCGCGGCCCTTTTCTCCGAGAGGGAACCGCACGTAGTGCACGGCGGAAATCTTATCCTCCCGTCCGTGTCCCGCCTCGAACTTCGCGAAATATTCCTTTCCGGCGATCTCCAGCCGCAGGCTGCGGCCCTCGTCGAGGCCGATGAAGGCGTCGAGGATCGGCTTCACGCGGCTCTCGTCGGTGATCTCGATGAACAGCGTCGCGGCCACTTCCCCTCGATCGGGGAGGAGCGTGTTGAAGACGTCGATCTCCTCCTGGACCTTCGCTGGATCGACGATCCGCTCGGCCCGCAGCATCTCCTGGATCTGGAAGAGCGCGGTCTCGCGGTTCTCGAAGACGAGCGTCACGAACGGCCCGACCGCGACGCGCCGGCGGCTCTTCACGTCGATCACGCGGCGACGGAACTCCGGCCGCGCCACCTCGTACTCGTGCAGGTTCTTCACGGCGACGGCGTCAATCTTCTCCATGGGTTTCTCCCTTTCGGTAGCAGTCCGCGAAGATCTCGATCGGATGCCGCGGCGCGACTCCCGTCCCCTGGCGGATCTGCAGCGCGGCGAGCGGGCAGTCGGTCGCGACCGCGTCCGGGCGCGCCTTCTCGACGGCGTCGAAGACCGGGCGGCCGATGTCCATCGACATCGGAAAGTACTCGGTCTTCATCGACCACGTCCCGTCGTGCCCCGTGCACTTCTCGACGGTCTCGACCCGCGTGTCCGGGATCAGCGCCAGGAGGTCGCGGGAGCGGAACCCGATGTCCTGGACCTTCAGGTGGCAGGCGATCTGGTAGAGAACGTGGCCGGCGGAGCGCGCGAAGTCCACCGCGAGCTTCCCGGCCGCGTGCCGCTTCATGAGGTATTCGGAAAGGTCGTGGGTCGCGGCGGAAACGTCCCGGGCGTCATCCTCGCTCCCCAGCACCGGGTACTCCTTCTTGATCGTGAGCGAGCACGTGGGTCCCGGCGTGACGATCGGAATCCCGGCGCGGACGAACGGCAGGAACGACGCGACGTTGTCCCGGCGATGCTCGCGCGCCGAGTCGAGATCCCCCGAGTCGAGAAACGGCATGCCGCAGCAGCGCTGGGGAGGAACGACGACCGTC
This region of Thermoanaerobaculia bacterium genomic DNA includes:
- a CDS encoding HD domain-containing phosphohydrolase is translated as MSREAPPSRTFRRRLLHGRGAAIAGLLSSLPHEGIDPVEFRSPALRLGEGDVAVLLLDHPLHGELSAPPPEGLGEGAERLGIVVVGERTGAADPFWPPRVYFSLPEGAADHHVARAVRSVFRFLEERHVAAVAQRALAARNADIENLNRIGIALAAETDPARLIADVLTRARALTQADAGSLYLLERGEDGTEHLGFKAAQNDSRKLRFEEASLPLDSRSIAGHAATSGKVLRIDDVHAISPDASYRFNRNSDDEIGYRTESMLAVPMKNVQGRVIGVLQLMNRKRSVIPDLSTTAVMRRETVPFDERDEEIARSLAAQAAVALENARLTAHLRNLFDGFVAASVTAIEQRDPTTSGHSQRVAVLTCALAEATDRASTGAYAGFRISPPELTALRYAAVLHDFGKVGVRESVLVKARKLPPGRIDLLRERFERARLASAVRLWERSARGEMPADAARREIETAEARLAAAWQRILEADVPTVLPQPPNPALEEAEHLDFPLGNGDRERLLPEEDARYLAISRGSLDPAERREIESHVTQTHRFLSKIPWTPELARVPEIAWLHHEKLDGSGYPRGLRAEEIPPPARMMTICDIYDALSAADRPYKRAVARDEAIDILRAEAARGALDRDLLELFVDGRIFEATAR
- a CDS encoding DUF3501 family protein, whose amino-acid sequence is MEKIDAVAVKNLHEYEVARPEFRRRVIDVKSRRRVAVGPFVTLVFENRETALFQIQEMLRAERIVDPAKVQEEIDVFNTLLPDRGEVAATLFIEITDESRVKPILDAFIGLDEGRSLRLEIAGKEYFAKFEAGHGREDKISAVHYVRFPLGEKGRAALESARSARLVLEHGDYRAKTDLPPETIAELIEDLREP